The DNA window CCGCCGCGAAGGAGATTTCGTCGGACGATGCGGGCGCTTCGGCCACCGCGGGCGCGTACTGCGGCGGCGCCTCACCGTGCGAGCCGTGGTGCCCGCCGTTGTACGCACCGGCGTATCCGGGACGGCCGTAACTGCCCGACGCCTGATACGAACCATAGCCGCTCGCCACCGCCTGTTGCTGCATGTGGGGCAGGCCCGTCCCGGCGTAACCGGTTCGTCCTTCGGCGGCGGCGGCGGGATCGACTTCGATCGTCGGCGCGCCGGCTTCCGGCCCCACCTGGATCATGTCCCCGATCTGCAGCAGCCTGGCCCCGACCACCTGTTCTCTATTGACGAACGTTCCCGCCCCGGCACCCAGATCCTGTACGGCCCAGTGGCCTTCGTGAATGAAGAGCACGCAATGCTTGGGTGCCACCGTCACCCAGGGAACCTGCACTTCCGCGCTCGATGCGCGTCCGACAACCACCGGCTCGTCCACCGTTCGGTCGGGAAGTTCCAGCACTCGCTCGCCCAGTGCGTGTCTAACTCTAATCTGCAAACCCATGGTGGAACCTCACTTAACTTCAAGCGACTTCGCTCCCAGGCGCGCCCCGCGGGCGATCGTCGCTGTTCCTGAGCACTACATTGTATCGGCAACTCCTTATACCCACTAACGATGGCATCGGTTGCCCGCCGCTCACACCCAGACCGCGGTAGTGAACTCCGCCGCGCAGCGATGTTACGCCGCTTAGTTAGTCGACGTTCATCCCATAGAGTTCCAGCCGTCCATAAAGATTCCGATGTCCCAATCTCCGGTGCGGTTCGCGGCGGCATCGACAATGGTGCGTAACTCGCGTTTTCGGCAACTTCTGGGTGCCATGGGCTGGCGTACTCGCCTGCCCGTGGCCCTTTGACTGCAGTCATGCGTCGCCACGGGCAGCGGAGTACCGCAGCCCATGGCACCCGAATAAGACGCTGTGCCAAAAATCTGCGCTACACCCTCCACAATGCCTGTTGGCCCTACTGGTTTGCCCCGGTACCGCCGTCCGCTACGCTGGTCGCCATGCGCATCCAGTTCTGCGGCGCCGACCGCACCGTTACCGGCTCGTCCCACCTGATCGAAGTCAACGGACTTCGCATCTTCCTCGACATGGGCATGTTCCAGGGCCCGCGCGACGAGGCCCGGCGGATGAACGAATACCTCCCGGCGGACGTCAAAACCGCCGACGCGATCATCCTCTCCCACGCCCACTTCGATCACAGCGGCAAGCTGCCGGTGGCAGTACGCGCCGGGTTCAGCGGGCCAATCTACTGCACACCACCGACGGCCGAGGTGACCAATGTCATCCTCCAGGACGCCGCCCGCATCCAGGTTGAAGACGCCGAGCACCTGAACCAGCGGGTCCGCCGGCTCGACGAGCCGAAGATCGAACCCCTCTTCGCGCCCGACGACCTCGCCGCCGTCTTTCGGCTCGTCAAGCGAGTGCGGTACGGCCAGAAGACCGACCTCGGCAACAACGTCTCCTTCACGTTTCACGATGCCGGCCACATTCTCGGCTCGGCGTACGTCATCGTCGAATGGACCGAGCCGGCGACTGGCACGCCGCGCAAACTCCTCTTCACCGCCGACATCGGCCGGTACAACACGCCGATCATCAACGACCCCACGCCGCTGCCCGGCCCGGTCGATCTGGTCATCAGCGAAAGCACTTACGGCAACAATTCCCACGGCGACATCGCCGCCGTCGAGCCGCAACTGCTCGAAGCGGTCAAGCACGTCTGCCAGACGCGCGGCCGGCTGATCATCCCCGCGTTCGCGGTCGGTCGGACGCAGACCATGCTCTGGTACTTCGAGAAGTTCATCCGCGAGAAGGCGATCCCGCCGCTGCCGATCTTCGTCGACAGCCCGATGGGCGTGGAGGCGACGAAGGTCACGCGGGCGTTCCACGACTACTTTGACCCGCAGACGATCGACCTGATGGGCGAGACGCCGCTCTTCGGCGGCGGCAGGGTGACGCTGGCGTCGACGCGGCAGGAGAGCATGCAGATCAACGCCGCGAGCGGGCCGTGCATCATTATCGCGTCGAGCCCCACGTGCGAGTTTGGTCGGGTGTTGCACCATATCAAGCGAAGCGTTGAAGAGCCGAAGGACCTGATCGTGTTCGTCGGCTGGACGCCGCACAACACACTCGGCCGACGCCTGCAGGCCGGCCAGAAGCGGGTGCGGATCTACGACCGGTGGTACGACCTGCGCTGCCAGGTACGAACGATCCACGGCCTGAGCGCCCACGCCGACGGCGACGAGCTCCTGAAGTTCCTCGCCCCGACGATTCGCCAGCAGACGCAGGCGTTCATCGTCCACGGCGAACCCGACCAGGCCGAAGGCTTCGCGCAGCGCCTGCTGGAAGCCGGCATGGGCAGCGCGATCGTGCCGGCGCTGGAAACGTCGGTCGTCGTCTTCGGCGGCACCAAGCGCGAAGGGCAGCAGGAACCCAGAATCGCCGACGCCGAGTAAGGACCGCAACGCCGTCGCTCACTACGTCACCGAACGAACCCGACATCGCCGAACGAACCCGAGACACAACCGTTCAGTAGTCCGGCCATCCCGGTGGGGCAGGCATTCTTGCCTGTCGCGAACCTGCGATGCCGGCATTCCTGCCGGCCTGAGCAGGATCGCAGCCGGACGCCGACAAATACTGTTTCGCATGACCTCGACCGGGCAAGAATGCCCGGCACTCCGTCATGCGAGACAGGCAGGAATGCCTACCCCACCGGAATACAGGACCGAGCGGTCACCCCGAAATCAGAAAACGATCCCAAGGCGACCGTCCAACCCGCTAGTTGGGGGCAAGTCCACCTGTCCGTGACGCGGCTTTCCAAGCCGTGCGGGTTGCGCCACACACACCCAGCAATGTCCATCCTCAGTCCCACCGTTCCGCCGAACGAACCCAACGCAAGCTCACCAACGACCCCGTCAGTGACACGGGCTTCCAGCCCGTGCATAGTGCGTGATGCTCCAGGCAGCCGTTCAAAAAGCACATCCTTCACCTCCGCCGCCGAATGAACCCGAGACAGCTAAACGAACCCAAGATTCTCGTGGCTCGGGCGTCCCGCCCGTGTCCCCATCACCTCGCCGAACGAACCCAAGGCGACCGTCCAACCCGCTGTCCGTGACACGGCTTTCCAAGCCGTGCGAGTTGCGTCACGTACCCATAAATGTCCATCCTCAGTCCCACCTTTCTGGCGAACGAACCCAGCGCGAGACTGCCGAACGAACCCGAGCTCGCTCCCGGGACCCGGGGCTTCGCGAGTACGCTGCGCCCGCGGCTTGTTTGCCGAACGAACCCGACGCGACGTGGCCGAACGAACCCAGCGTGACATCGCCGAACGAACCCAAGAACCCCGGCCACATGGTGAGGACGTCTCGCGGACACCGAAGCTCCTCCCCGACGCCGGATGGTAAAACCAGACCACCCGGCGCGATCGACCCCGATCGCCCGGCTCGCATCTTTCTCCGCGGAGTAAACGCCAGCGCCAACGGATCACACCCGCCAGTGCCGCGCACGGAGACCGGCCGCCGACAGGGCTGCCAAAATCCCAACCGGCGACCGCGATATTGTACGGTATATGTTAAGTATGGGCGGTAAAACTGCAACCGCATTCTGGGACACCTGCGTTCGATTCACGCCGGTGTGCCCCAAAGCATCGTCCGCACCTACGAGCGGACGGCGTACCATCTGCAGGTCTCGACACAGTGTGTCCTGACCCTGGCCGACGCCGACGGCCCCAACTTCGGCTCAGCGCCAGACCCTGCGGGTGACAGGCGTACACCCGTTCTACCGCACGGCTCCCGCCGCCGGCGGATCGGCCGACACGCCCGGCTGGACCCCCGCCCGTTCGCTGGCCGCCGGCGATGCGGTGCTCGGCGACTCCGGCATCCTGACCGTCGTCGCCAACGCCGGCGAAGCCCACCGGCAAGGCGTGAAGGTCTCTAACCTGCTCTGAGTGGATTGCGCGACGGGTCCAATCACCGTGGCTGCGCCTCAGCGTGGGAACAATCTGTCTAACGACCACACTCTTGGGCCGTTGGAATGGGGGTGAGCGTGCCACACCCGTCGGTACTGCCCGCCGCGTTCCTAGGATCATCGCTGCCCGGGGAATCGGCGGAGTTTCGAAGGCCATCGCCACAGTCCAAGGGCGCACCGGGAGGTCGTCATGAAGTGGGTGCTCTACCTCATCACATCGGTCGCCGCGTTTCTTTTGCCTCTTTCGGCACTCGCAGAAGAACGACCTTCTGCCGCGATCTTCGCAGACCGCCCGGAGTTTTTTGCCGGCGAGCCGATTCGCGTCACGACGATACTGACCAATTCAACCAGCAAGGCGCTTGCCGTCATGCTGTACGGTCGGTCGTCCACGAAGCTGAGAATCCGATCGCAAGCCGGCGATGTGGTTTGGGAACGCCAATTGATCGATTCCCCGCTTTCTAACGCGGACGTCACGGAGGTGGAACCGAATAATCGGCTTGTCGTCGAGGTGGCTGCCTGCTGCACTCGTACGGGTCGCAAGCCTGCCGGGAAGGCTGGCGACCTGACCCCCTTGGTTCTGCCGGCCGGCCGATACGTGATTGAGATCGTGTACTTCATAAGGGGCGGTGCAGAGACATCAGCGAAGACCGACTTTGCGGTTGTTGTCCTTCCCGATGCGTTGGCGGCGGCCCAGAAGGAGATGTCGTCGCCGGACGTGCTTGAATTTCTTTCGGACAACTACATATCTCTGAAGCAGTCCCTGGTCGTTTTGAAACGGATTGCCAAGGACCATCGCGCGGGCGTTCTTGCCGACCAGGCAAACTATGTGCTGGGGTCTTATCTTCTTGCAAGGATGGAGCATTTGGACGAGGAATCCGCGGCGGCGGCGGTTGAGTATTTTCTGGCCGTTTCCGACGCATCGCCGTCGCTGAAGGCGCGCAGCCGCCTTTGTCTGCTCGACGTTGTGGAACGATCTGAGTTTGTATTGCCGTTGAGTGTCTGCAGGGAAATTGAAGCCAGCCTCACGATCTCACGGCTGGCATACGCCTGGTTGAAAACGGAGCAGGAGTGGCGGACTTCACGTCTCGTTCTCGCCAGACGGCGCGCCGTCGCGGAGAACAATATCATGGCGTGCATCGCGATGACGCAGGGTCGATTCGAACTTCCCGAGCTTTCCACCATGCTGGGGCAGATGAGAGGGCCTGTCGATCGAGAAGTTCCACAGCAGCTCATCTCGGCGATCGAAAGTGGCACGCCGAACGTCGCGATCCTCAGTGCATTCGCGCTGGCCCGGACAGGATTGAATTGCGGTGTCGGTATCGGCTCCCTGACTTTTGCGGCCCGCGCTGCGGATGGGGAGTCCGCGAAGCGGGCGATGTATGCGCTGCGCGAGTTGGCCCGCCGGAATGTGGAAGGTGCGGCCGGCGCCATTGAGGGGTCGCGGTAACGTGACTCCGTCACAGGCCCACCGTCAAGGCGTGAAGGTCTACAGCCTGGAGGTCGAGCAGGCCCATACGTATTTCGTCCTCGCCGAACACGCCCCGGCCGACGCGGATGCGGTTTAGGTGCATAAGAATCGAAAAAGGTGGGAATCGGAGATGGGAGCATCACTTTCGAAACGACACGACTGCCGTAGGGTGGGGTTCACCCCACCGCATCGCGATCGAGGTCGAGTTGTGTGGGCCTCGCCGTTGGCGTTCGAGTTCGCGGAACACGGACTTGTGTGCCGCTCGGGAAGTAACACAATCGGTGGTCGAGCGTGGTGCGGTGGGGTGAGCCCCACCTACTTGGCAGGCGAGATTGCTCGGCAGCGTCGCCCGGTGGGCCCGGGTCGGGAATGGCGCGGGCGTCGGGCCTGCGAGGCAGCCGGGACGGCTGCACCACAACGGCACCGATTCACGCACCGTCATTTCAGGCCGGTTGTAATGCCGCCGGCACGAACTTCGCCCCTTCGCTGATCGCCTTGGAATACGGACAACTCGAGCAGACCTGCATGCCCTGGGCGTCGGTCGGGCGGGCGTCGTGGGCGTGGCCGGTGCCTTCGGCGAGCAGCTTGGCGGCAATCGCGGGGTCGCCGCTGCGGATGGTGCCGCGGCAGCTGTCGCACTCGAAGCCGTTGCCCTTGCAGTGATTGGCCCGCTTAAACAGCAGTTCCAGGATCAGGTCGTCGATGCCCAGGGGCATGGCGACGTGGTACTGCGTGCCGGGGTGGCCGACCGCTGCCTCGGCGGCCAGGCGGGGGATGTCGCCGGTCCAGTGCTTACCGGGTCCGAGGAAGAAGGGGCAGACGACGATGCGCGTCGCGCCGCGCTTCACACACGCCGCGTACGCCGTCGCGATCGACGGCTCGGCCAGTTCCATGTGGGCGGGCTCGACGATGTCGTACGTCGCGGTGAAGCGTTCGCCGAACAGGCGGGCGACCTCTTCGAGCATTTCGTTGCTCTGGGTTCGGCGGGAGCCGTGATCGACGATGATGATGCCTGTTTTCATGAGAGACGATGGTAGGGTCCGCCTTGGCGGACGCGACGGTGTTGGTTGAGGGTGGTCGTCGGAATTGAAAACTCGTTGATAGCCGATCGCGTCGCGTGTCACAGACGTTGTCGAAACGGGGATTCACCACTAAGGCACGAAGGGCACGAGGGGAACGAAGGTTCACGAAGAAGAAGCTGGATTTTTGCGCGGCTTCTGTGTCTTTTCATTTCACCGATTCTTCTTCGTGTGCCTTCGTGACCTTCGTGCCTTCGTGGCGAATCCCTGTTTCGGGTAGCGCCAGCCGACGCATGCATCCGAACGCGTCCGCCAAGGCGGACCCTACTTGCGCTCCTTTAGCGTCGCTTCGAGTTCGACTTCCTTGCCGCCGCGGAGGACTTTGAGCTTGACCTTTTGTCCCGGTTTGCCTTTGCCGAGCGGTCCCATCATCTCCATGAGGTTGTTGAGCTTCGTGTCGTCCCAGGAGGTGATGATGTCGCCGTCTTTGAGGCCGGCGGCCTCGGCGGGGGAGCCGGGGGTGGTGCCGGTGATGCGGACGCCTTTGATCGAATCGTCGCTGTAATCGGGGACGATGCCGAGCGTCACCTTCGTTCCGCCGCTGGCGCTGCCGGACGAGCCCATGATGCTCATGCCGCTGGAATCGAACTTGGCGACGTATTCCTCACGCGGCATGACGGCCATGCCCCTGATGACCTTCTCGCCCAGCGCGACGACCTGCTCGATGCCTTCGTAGTTGATCTTGTCGGGCGTATCGGTCGGGCGGTGGTAATCGGTGTGCAGGCCGCTGAAGAAGAACAGCACCGGCACCCGCTTCTTGGCGAACGACATGTGGTCGCTGGGGCCCATGCCGCCTTTGCTCTTGGTGTTGAGCTTGAGCGACGAATCGGTTGTCGCTTCGGCCAGGATCTTGTCGAAGCTCGGGGCCGTGCCCGACCCGCCGACCTGAAGGTTGCCGTCGCGGATGCGGCCGACCATGTCGAGGTTCAGCATGCCGCTGACCCTGGCCAGCGGGACGGGCGGATTGGTGACGAAGTGGTCGGAGCCGATCAGGCCCAGTTCCTCGGCGGTGAAGGCGATGAACAGCACCGACCGCTCCTGCGGGCCGGCGGCGGCGATCTGCTCGGCGAGCTTCAGCATCGCGGTGGTGCCGCTGGCGTTGTCGTCTGCGCCGGGATGGATGTCTTTGCTGAAGGGCGCCAGGCTGCCCGAGCCGCCTCGACCGAGGTGGTCGTAGTGGGCGCCGACGATCACATATTCCTCGGCGTTGCGGCCCTTGCCGGGAAGCACCGCGGCCACGTTGCGGACGGATTTTTCGGTCCGCTTAAAGACCACTTCGCCCTTGAGCTTGACGTCTTTCAGCAACGCCGACTGGGGCTTGGTCTCGGCGTCGATGCGCTTCTGAACTTCCGACAGTGTTCCGGCCTTGCTGGCGGCCAGGATTGCCTCGGCGACCGGCTGCTTCAACTGGATGACCGGGATGCTCGCCCGCATGAACTGGCTCTGCTTGGCGAAAGGTGTGACGTCGTCTTCGTTGCGCCAGTTCGGCGGGTTGACCAGCACGAGCGCGATGGCGCCCTTTTCGGCGGCAAGCTTTGCCTTGGTGGGGATCGAGGCGTTCTCGGAATAGTCGTCCTTCTTGCCGGTGAAGGCGCTCTTGCCTTCCTTGTCGAACGGCTCAAACCGCATCGCCAGCACGACCTTGCCCTTGACGTCGATGCCGGCGTAATCGTCGTAGCCGTACTTGGCATCGACAACGCCGTAGCCGACGAAGACGACCGGGGCGTCGAACTTGCCTTCGGTCGAGAAGCTGAGGGGTTGGAACTGCTTGGTGAGTTCGAGTTTGCCGCCGAGATCTTTGGCCCAGTTGACGCCTTCGCCGGCGGCCAGCGTGGTGGCCGGGTCGACGGTCGTTGACGTCGTCATGGTGAACGGCTGGAAGTAGTTGTCCCAGCCGGGCGGGGGGACGAGGCCAAGTTCCTGGAACTTGGCGGCGATGAAGCCGGAGGCGATGTCGATCCCGGCGGTGCCGGAGCCGCGGCCTTCCAGCGCCGGCGACGCCAGGAAGCCGAGAGTCTTGCGGATATCGACGACGGCGGGGCGGGTGGCGGCGCTGACGACGGGCCGAGCGTCGGCCGGCGGTGTCGGCGTCTCGGAGCGGAGAAATCCCGCCGGCGCAACCGCCAGGAGCAGTGACGCTGCCGCGATGGACCAGCGAAGCGGACGGCGAAAGGTCGGCTTGGGCATAGGTGGATGATTCTAGTCGCGACAACGTGGCCGGACAAAGCAAGAAAGGCGACGGAAGGTTGGGGTGCGGTACGCCATTACGCCTAGGGGAGAAGAGATCACCACGGAGGCATGGAGACACGGAGGTCAACTCGAATCTCCGGCGATTCACGGGATTTGGGAAAGTCCAGGGCAGATTCAACGCGAATGGATGCTCTTAAGAACCAGCCGTCTCATTTTGCAAGCATCTTGGTCGCCGGGTTGCCCTCCGTGTCTCTGTGCTTCCGTGGTGATCCCTCCTGCTGCGCCAGGCGTGTTGAGCCCCGATGGGCGGTGTGATCAGTGAACGGCGGGGGTTTCGGCGATGGCGCGCTCGAGGACGTCCAGGCTCACCGGCTTGGTCAGGTGCAGTTCGAAGCCGGCTTCGCGGCTGCGGCGGACGTCGTCGTCGG is part of the Humisphaera borealis genome and encodes:
- a CDS encoding M20/M25/M40 family metallo-hydrolase, coding for MPKPTFRRPLRWSIAAASLLLAVAPAGFLRSETPTPPADARPVVSAATRPAVVDIRKTLGFLASPALEGRGSGTAGIDIASGFIAAKFQELGLVPPPGWDNYFQPFTMTTSTTVDPATTLAAGEGVNWAKDLGGKLELTKQFQPLSFSTEGKFDAPVVFVGYGVVDAKYGYDDYAGIDVKGKVVLAMRFEPFDKEGKSAFTGKKDDYSENASIPTKAKLAAEKGAIALVLVNPPNWRNEDDVTPFAKQSQFMRASIPVIQLKQPVAEAILAASKAGTLSEVQKRIDAETKPQSALLKDVKLKGEVVFKRTEKSVRNVAAVLPGKGRNAEEYVIVGAHYDHLGRGGSGSLAPFSKDIHPGADDNASGTTAMLKLAEQIAAAGPQERSVLFIAFTAEELGLIGSDHFVTNPPVPLARVSGMLNLDMVGRIRDGNLQVGGSGTAPSFDKILAEATTDSSLKLNTKSKGGMGPSDHMSFAKKRVPVLFFFSGLHTDYHRPTDTPDKINYEGIEQVVALGEKVIRGMAVMPREEYVAKFDSSGMSIMGSSGSASGGTKVTLGIVPDYSDDSIKGVRITGTTPGSPAEAAGLKDGDIITSWDDTKLNNLMEMMGPLGKGKPGQKVKLKVLRGGKEVELEATLKERK
- a CDS encoding CbiX/SirB N-terminal domain-containing protein is translated as MKTGIIIVDHGSRRTQSNEMLEEVARLFGERFTATYDIVEPAHMELAEPSIATAYAACVKRGATRIVVCPFFLGPGKHWTGDIPRLAAEAAVGHPGTQYHVAMPLGIDDLILELLFKRANHCKGNGFECDSCRGTIRSGDPAIAAKLLAEGTGHAHDARPTDAQGMQVCSSCPYSKAISEGAKFVPAALQPA
- a CDS encoding MBL fold metallo-hydrolase RNA specificity domain-containing protein — encoded protein: MRIQFCGADRTVTGSSHLIEVNGLRIFLDMGMFQGPRDEARRMNEYLPADVKTADAIILSHAHFDHSGKLPVAVRAGFSGPIYCTPPTAEVTNVILQDAARIQVEDAEHLNQRVRRLDEPKIEPLFAPDDLAAVFRLVKRVRYGQKTDLGNNVSFTFHDAGHILGSAYVIVEWTEPATGTPRKLLFTADIGRYNTPIINDPTPLPGPVDLVISESTYGNNSHGDIAAVEPQLLEAVKHVCQTRGRLIIPAFAVGRTQTMLWYFEKFIREKAIPPLPIFVDSPMGVEATKVTRAFHDYFDPQTIDLMGETPLFGGGRVTLASTRQESMQINAASGPCIIIASSPTCEFGRVLHHIKRSVEEPKDLIVFVGWTPHNTLGRRLQAGQKRVRIYDRWYDLRCQVRTIHGLSAHADGDELLKFLAPTIRQQTQAFIVHGEPDQAEGFAQRLLEAGMGSAIVPALETSVVVFGGTKREGQQEPRIADAE